The Halobacillus amylolyticus nucleotide sequence GATCATGCTGCCACAACCCCTGTCCATGAAAAGGTGATTGAAGCGATGGTTCCGGTTTACCAAGATGTTTTTGGAAACCCATCGAGTGTTCACCAATTTGGCCGTAAAGCCAGAAGCCTACTTGATAAGGCTCGTAGCACAGCTGCCAGAAGCCTAGGTGCGAAAGAGAAGGAGATCGTCTTTACAAGTGGTGGAACAGAAGCTGATAATCTGGCCATTATCGGTACTGCAATGGCTAATCAGGGAAAAGGAAAGCATATTATTACAACAAAAATCGAACACCATGCTACACTTCATGCTGTTGAAGCATTAGAAAAAAACGGTTTCGACATTACCTATTTACCGTTATATGAAGATGGTCGTGTGAAAATAGAGGACTTTGAGAAGTCGTTAAGAGAGGATACAATCTTAGTCTCGATTATGATGGTGAACAATGAAACAGGAGCGATCCAACCTATTGAAGCGATAGCAGAACAACTCGTTTCCCACCAGGCATATTTTCATTCGGATATCGTCCAGGCCTATGGGTTAATGGAAGTAGATGTTAAGAAGCTGCCTGTTGATTTATTAGCTGTATCAAGTCACAAAATTAATGGGCCAAAAGGAATTGGATTTCTTTATGTTCGTGAAGGTACACAAATGCAGTCACTCGCACATGGTGGGGAACAAGAAAGAAAACGCCGGGCAGGAACAGAAAACGTTCCAGGAATCGTTGGTTTTCAAAAAGCGATTGAACTGACTGAAGTGGAACGGTTTCCAAGAGCAGAACGTTACGGCCGCTTTAAAGCTTTATTTTTAAAGCAATTAACGGAGGAAGCGATTGATTGCGAAATCAATGGTTCAGGGAATCAGAGTGTATCAACCATTGTCAATGTAAGCTTCCCCGGGATGAATGTCGAAACAATGCTTACGAATTTTGATTTATCAGGAATAGCAGCCTCAAGCGGCAGTGCTTGTACGGCAGGTTCTGTTGAGCCATCGCATGTTTTATCAGCCATGTATGGTAAGGAAGACGCGCGGACGGTCAACTCGATTCGTTTTAGCTTCGGGATTGCGAACAACGAAGAAAATGTCGTAGAAGCGGCAAAACGGATCAGCCAAATCGTGAAGAGGCTGAAATAGGAAGGTGAAAGAAATGAAAGAAATGAAAGAACCGAAAGATACACGTGTTGTTGTTGGGATGAGCGGCGGGGTAGATTCTTCCGTAGCAGCTCTTCTTTTGAAGCAGCAAGGATATGATGTCGTCGGTATTTTTATGAAAAACTGGGACGATACAGATGAGAATGGGGTATGTACGGCAACGGAAGATTATGAGGACGTTATTCGTGTTTGTAATCAGCTTGACATTCCTTACTATGCGGTTAATTTTGAAGAACAGTATTGGGATAAAGTGTTCACGTATTTTCTTGATGAGTATAAAGTGGGCCGAACTCCGAATCCTGATGTGATGTGTAATAAAGAGATTAAGTTTAAAGCTTTTCTTGATCATGCATTGGCACTTGGAGCAGATTATTTAGCAACAGGTCACTATGCTCAAGTACGTAAAGTGGACGGGACGCATGAAATGCTGCGGGGAGTAGATAACAATAAAGACCAAACATACTTTCTAAATCAGCTTTCCCAGGACGTGCTTGCGAAAGTGATGTTTCCGCTTGGGCATATTGAGAAAAAACAAGTTCGCCAAATTGCTGAGGAAAACGATTTGGCTACAGCGAAGAAAAAAGACTCGACTGGGATTTGTTTCATCGGTGAACGTAATTTTAAAGAGTTCTTAAGTGAGTATTTACCCGCACAACCTGGTAAGATGCAAACGCTCGATGGTGAAGTAAAAGGTCAGCACGATGGCCTGATGTATTATACACTTGGTCAGAGACAAGGCCTAGGCATCGGCGGAGCAGGTGAGCCGTGGTTTGTCGTCGGTAAAAATGTGGAAGAAAATATTCTATATGTCGGTCAAGGGTACCACCATGAAGCATTGTACTCAGATGGATTGATCGCAACAGATGATAACTGGACAAGCGGTGAAGTACCAGACGAAGCTTTTGAATGTACAGCGAAATTCCGCTATAGACAGGATGATAGTAAAGTAACTGTGACGCCAATGACAGATGGAAAGTGGAAGGTGGACTTCCATGAGCGTGAACGTGCTGTGACACCAGGGCAAGCGGTAGTCTTTTACAAAGAGGAAGTTTGTCTTGGTGGGGCAACGATTGATGAAATAACGAAAGAAAATAAAGCCCTGTCTTATGTCGGTTAATGATACGGCCATGTCCGAATGTTATAGGGACATGGCCATTTATTTTTTAATAGAGGTTGTTCAAAAAGTCACCAAATGATAAGAGGCGAATCTCTTCGTTGGCTTGCTTTTGAAGAGAATGTGCCCCTGCGTCTACGAGCCTATTCAAAGAAGTAAATTCCTCGGGGCAAGGCAGCGAATAAAGAATATTCTCTGAAGTGGCCTCGCTACTCACGTATCAATAAGCAGCAGTGGAACTTCTACTAAGACCGTGCACGTTCTGGGCAAGTCCGTTTCTTGGAAAAGAAGGACATTTTTCCTTCGTGCGATGCCAATTCGGGGGAGATTTTTCTTGGTGCTCAAAACTATGCCGCCTCGATCTTCTTGCGACGCACAGGACGTGCTAGTGTTGACGTTGCTCGCGTGTCTTGGCGATCTTAGTCGACCTTCTACCTTGGCAACTTTTTGAACACTCACTAAAAAGAAATGATAAGATTTGCGCGTATGCTTGACATGTCTATCATGGAGCCCTGTGCTTTTCTTATGAAAGGGAGAATTGGAATGGATAAAATGACAAGAGCGATCGAACTTATGCAAGATCAACAGTTAGAAGAAGCGGCGAAGCTTTTTACAGAAGCGATTGATGAAAATCCGAAAGATCCGATCGGCTATATCAACTTCGGAAATCTACTTGTGCATCTCAATGAAATGGAGCGTGCTGAACGGTTTTTCAATCGAGCGATTGAGCTTGATGAAGAGGCTGCTACTGCCTATTATGGGTTAGGTAATGTATATTATGAACAGGAAACCTATACGAAGGCACAAAAGCAATATCTTATAGCCATTGAAAAGGGGTTGGATGAGGCCGATGTTCATTTTATGTTAGGAATGACGTTTATCCATCAAGAGTATGTCAAACTTGCCCTTCCTTATCTATTAAGAGCTGTTGAATTAAATGCTGATGACGTGGATATTCAATTTCAGTATGGACTTTGCTTAGCACAAAATGGTCAAATTGAAGCTGCTGAACGGACGATGAATCGTGTGCTACAATTGGAAGAACAGCATAGTGATGCCCATTATAACCTCGGTGTTGTGGCATTACACAAAGAAGAGGCACAGACGGCCCTAGAACACTTTAATAAAGCTCTTGAAATTAACGAAGAGCATATGCTTGCGGCACATGCTAAAGCTCAGGTAGAGCAGGCGTTAAGTGAAGAATAAGCTAAAGGAGAAAGAACATGGCAGAACGTACGCTTTTTTCCGATACAAATGAAGAACGCCCTTATGTGAAGGGGGAATTAAACCGGATGATTTTTCACAAGGAGTCTGAGCATTTTTCGATCGCTTCGATTATCGTTACCGAAACGAATGAAGACTTCAATGAAAAAAGCATCGTAATTAAAGGTCATTTCCCTCCTTTAGAGGAAGGAGAAACGTATGTTTTCAATGGAGAATTTCAAGATCATAAAAAGTTTGGCCGCCAGTATCAGGTTGATTTTTATAAGCGATTGCTCCCAGAATCTAAGGATGGATTGATTGTTTATTTATCGAGTGATCTTTTTCACGGAATTGGTAAGAAGACAGCAGAACGGATTGTTGATCACCTAGGGGAGCAGGCCATTTCAACTATTTTGAATGATCCGGGCGTATTAAAAGATGTTCCTAAACTTGCAAAAGAAAAACGCGATACGCTATATAACACACTGAAAGAACATCAGGGATTCGAGCATGTGATGATCCATTTGAATCAATATGGGTTTGGTCTTAAGCTTTCGCAAAAAATCTACGAAGCATTTAAAGATCAAACCTTAGCTATCATCGAAGAAGATCCTTACCAACTCGTCTTTAAAGTAGATGGATTTGGTTTTCATCGGGCAGATGAAATGGCCAGAATGCAGGAGCTGCCTATCGATCACCCAACAAGGTTGCGTGCAGCATGCCTATATATTCTGCAACAAAGTCTTTCGGCAGGTCACGTTTATTTACCGACAGAAACTTGTCTCTTGCAAGTTGAAAGCCTTCTTAATAGTGGTGCGGGTGAGCCGATTACTTTTGAACAGTTATCCAAACAGGTCATACATCTGGCTGAGGACCGTTACGTGTTTATTGAAGACGAACGGATGTATTTGCCATCACTTTTT carries:
- a CDS encoding cysteine desulfurase family protein; the protein is MKPIYLDHAATTPVHEKVIEAMVPVYQDVFGNPSSVHQFGRKARSLLDKARSTAARSLGAKEKEIVFTSGGTEADNLAIIGTAMANQGKGKHIITTKIEHHATLHAVEALEKNGFDITYLPLYEDGRVKIEDFEKSLREDTILVSIMMVNNETGAIQPIEAIAEQLVSHQAYFHSDIVQAYGLMEVDVKKLPVDLLAVSSHKINGPKGIGFLYVREGTQMQSLAHGGEQERKRRAGTENVPGIVGFQKAIELTEVERFPRAERYGRFKALFLKQLTEEAIDCEINGSGNQSVSTIVNVSFPGMNVETMLTNFDLSGIAASSGSACTAGSVEPSHVLSAMYGKEDARTVNSIRFSFGIANNEENVVEAAKRISQIVKRLK
- the mnmA gene encoding tRNA 2-thiouridine(34) synthase MnmA produces the protein MKEPKDTRVVVGMSGGVDSSVAALLLKQQGYDVVGIFMKNWDDTDENGVCTATEDYEDVIRVCNQLDIPYYAVNFEEQYWDKVFTYFLDEYKVGRTPNPDVMCNKEIKFKAFLDHALALGADYLATGHYAQVRKVDGTHEMLRGVDNNKDQTYFLNQLSQDVLAKVMFPLGHIEKKQVRQIAEENDLATAKKKDSTGICFIGERNFKEFLSEYLPAQPGKMQTLDGEVKGQHDGLMYYTLGQRQGLGIGGAGEPWFVVGKNVEENILYVGQGYHHEALYSDGLIATDDNWTSGEVPDEAFECTAKFRYRQDDSKVTVTPMTDGKWKVDFHERERAVTPGQAVVFYKEEVCLGGATIDEITKENKALSYVG
- a CDS encoding tetratricopeptide repeat protein is translated as MDKMTRAIELMQDQQLEEAAKLFTEAIDENPKDPIGYINFGNLLVHLNEMERAERFFNRAIELDEEAATAYYGLGNVYYEQETYTKAQKQYLIAIEKGLDEADVHFMLGMTFIHQEYVKLALPYLLRAVELNADDVDIQFQYGLCLAQNGQIEAAERTMNRVLQLEEQHSDAHYNLGVVALHKEEAQTALEHFNKALEINEEHMLAAHAKAQVEQALSEE